The Camelina sativa cultivar DH55 chromosome 16, Cs, whole genome shotgun sequence sequence ACTCCAACTCGGTAGCAAAGATAACATCTATGTAAACTGCATGTATCTGCAAAGTGCTTGTGTGAGTTATTTAAATCTTTAGTCttccatttcaaatttgaactGACATTATATTTCAGATTGCCAGGGAGATGGTGATTAGCCCCCAAAATGCGAGATTAGGTCTCACTCAACTGGTCAAAAAGATTGGAATGGTGGATTTACCAGATAACCCAGATGGCGAGCTGATAAAATACCGGGTACGTACATTAAGAGACTGATACTTTCCCATTTTTACTGATCTCTCACATTCTCGGTAGTTCATCACGTTCTTTTCTACTTCGTGATAAAATACCAGTGGGATCATCCTCATGTAATGCCAGCAGATATGTCAGTTGAAGTATCCGAGCTATTCACGCGGGAGTTCACAAGGGTAATCTATCTTTGACTCAGCATACCTTATTTGATTTAAACTCTCCCATGTGGAGCTTGAAACATATATATGGAATTTGAATGTTGGTGACAGTATATTGAGGAGACTGAAGAACTTGCCATGAATGCTCTGAGAGCAAACAGACACATTCTGGACTTGATCACCAGAGAGTTATtggaaaaatcaagaattacTGGATTGGTACACTTTCTGATACATTTATGACGAAATGAAATATGATCATCTATTAGCTTGGATTCTCTCAGTCTTAAGATATTTCCTTTCATTTTGTAGGAAGTTGAAGAGAAGATCAAGGGTCTGGCTCCTTTAATGTTTGAGGATTTTGTGAAGCCATTCCAGATAAACGCAGACGATGTAGTTTATATATCATCTTCTTGTTGATACTCAGCTCTAGATCTCATTCTAAAGTGTGTCACATTCTTTCCTTGACTTTTCAGGAGGANNNNNNNNNNNNNNNNNNNNNNNNNNNNNNNNNNNNNNNNNNNNNNNNNNNNNNNNNNNNNNNNNNNNNNNNNNNNNNNNNNNNNNNNNNNNNNNNNNNNNNNNNNNNNNNNNNNNNNNNNNNNNNNNNNNNNNNNNNNNNNNNNNNNNNNNNNNNNNNNNNNNNNNNNNNNNNNNNNNNNNNNNNNNNNNNNNNNNNNNNNNNNNNNNNNNNNNNNNNNNNNNNNNNNNNNNNNNNNNNNNNNNNNNNNNNNNNNNNNNNNNNNNNNNNNNNNNNNNNNNNNNNNNNNNNNNNNNNNNNNNNNNNNNNNNNNNNNNNNNNNNNNNNNNNNNNNNNNNNNNN is a genomic window containing:
- the LOC104754033 gene encoding ATP-dependent zinc metalloprotease FTSH 12, chloroplastic-like; this encodes MGVLLTEEEQQKCEQSVSYEKKRLLAVHEAGHIVLAHLFPRFDWHAFSQLLPGGKESAVSVFYPREDMVDQGYTTFGYMKMQMVVAHGGRCAERVVFGDDVTDGGKDDLEKITKIAREMVISPQNARLGLTQLVKKIGMVDLPDNPDGELIKYRWDHPHVMPADMSVEVSELFTREFTRYIEETEELAMNALRANRHILDLITRELLEKSRITGLEVEEKIKGLAPLMFEDFVKPFQINADDVVYISSSC